From the genome of Synchiropus splendidus isolate RoL2022-P1 chromosome 17, RoL_Sspl_1.0, whole genome shotgun sequence, one region includes:
- the fhdc3 gene encoding FH2 domain containing 3 isoform X5, with translation MEREQIFKSASPPPPPPPPPPPPPLQGASFLHTTPEYSQSQASSSGPQLPPPPPPPPPPPPPAVSPPAPSSSRNVHRRSMKKLNWDALPSQRVLGKLNVWTSQRPQRNLVLDIQSMEELFSQVDKKASLRASKTLKGREGVVHHPEEPQVTILDSKKSMNIGIFLRQFKRPIEEMMQDICLGKWQRFGAGKLQELCKLLPEGTEVKQLLSFSGNLSLLPEADQFMVRLVQVPGYEERLKMMVLREEFFPLMEEVNSAVAVLIKAANELLDCDDLHSVIRLVLKAGNYMNAVGSTAGFLGGYSANAIGFRMTSLLNLADTKANKPGMNLMHYVAKVQAEGIDGELLTFPSQLQHIGSASRICKEEVTLDFDREVKKLKEVKLYTSRNPSLAQQMEPFLADLQVLSHAVAEYFCEDPCTFKLEECCSIFHSFCKRFHTAVQENREREAAEQRRKRKESMRNAAKRRAVVPEPDSLPSDLSLESALHSFLSSAPDGLARHRKCTQPAVDVSKEPEEPEEEVEASSAAELEPGVSQTQLQNQEAEETPPEGDVEKSQAAAEDKAPDSPAPLYTPHTPRPRTRDFFFAHNGDAGSPWTIVSPFACSARPASCRPRHQRRLSAMDAGDDLEGVWETEDPAEPPSSPGQDLPPVSPPEEACAAAHPSKGVSSRSASVDETKSVPSGFRLGDLFTRSMSQRSFSTGSKAEFPKERSRGEAHENAFGIISFFRRFGGRSKTLDADDTNQ, from the exons ATGGAGCGAGAGCAGATTTTTAAATCTgcctctccacctccacctcctcctcctcctcctcctcctcctcctcttcaagGCGCTTCTtttctccacaccactccagaaTATTCACAATCACAAGCTTCGTCCAGTGGTCCACAAttaccacctcctcctcctcctcctccccctccccctcccccggcTGTCTCCCCACCGGCCCCCTCGTCTTCTCGTAACGTTCACCGACGGTCCATGAAGAAGCTGAACTGGGACGCTCTTCCCAGTCAGCGTGTTCTGGGGAAGCTCAACGTCTGGACTTCCCAGCGGCCTCAGAGAAACCTGGTGCTGGACATCCAGAGCATGGAGGAGCTGTTCAGTCAGGTGGACAAGAAGGCTTCGCTGCGAGCCTCCAAGACTCTAAAGGGCAGGGAGGGTGTGGTCCACCATCCGGAGGAGCCGCAG GTCACCATTCTGGACTCCAAGAAGAGCATGAACATTGGGATCTTCCTGAGGCAGTTCAAGAG GCCAATAGAGGAAATGATGCAGGACATTTGCCTGGGGAAGTGGCAGCGCTTCGGTGCTGGGAAACTCCAAGAGCTTTGTAAACTTCTGCCCGAGGGCACCGAG gtgaagcagctgctgtctTTCAGTGGGAACCTGTCGCTCCTGCCCGAGGCCGACCAGTTCATGGTGCGGCTCGTCCAAGTGCCCGG CTACGAGGAGCGACTGAAAATGATGGTGCTTCGGGAGGAATTCTTccctctgatggaggaggtgaacaGCGCTGTTGCTGTCCTGATCAAAGCAGCCAACG AGCTGCTGGACTGTGACGACCTCCACTCAGTCATCAGGCTGGTGCTCAAAGCTGGGAACTACATGAACGCTGTGGGTTCAACCGCTGGcttcttg GGCGGCTACAGCGCCAACGCCATCGGCTTCAGGATGACCTCGCTGCTCAACCTGGCCGACACCAAAGCCAACAAGCCGGGAATGAACCTCATGCACTACGTTGCCAAGGTA CAAGCGGAAGGCATCGACGGCGAGCTGCTGACCTTCCCCAGCCAGCTGCAGCACATCGGCAGCGCGTCCAG GATTTGCAAAGAGGAAGTCACCTTGGACTTTGACAGAGAAGTGAAGAAGTTGAAGGAGGTGAAGTTGTACACCAGCAGAAACCCCAGCCTGGCTCAGCAGATGGAGCCCTTCCTGGCG GACCTGCAAGTGCTGAGCCACGCCGTGGCCGAATACTTCTGCGAGGACCCCTGCACCTTCAAGCTGGAGGAGTGCTGCTCCATCTTCCACTCCTTCTGCAAGCGCTTCCACACGGCAGTGCAG GAGAACCGTGAGCGAGAGGCAGCGGAGCAGCGGCGCAAGAGGAAGGAGAGCATGCGGAACGCCGCCAAGCGCCGCGCCGTGGTGCCAGAGCCGGATTCACTTCCCTCCGACCTGAGTCTGGAGTCCGCCCTGCACAGCTTCCTGTCCAGCGCTCCGGACGGGCTCGCCCGACACAGAAAGTGCACGCAGCCGGCCGTGGACGTCAGcaaggagccagaggagccggaggaggaggtggaggcctcttctgctgctgagctggagcCTGGCGTCTCGCAAACGCAACTGCAGAACCAGGAGGCAGAAGAGACTCCACCAGAGGGCGACGTGGAGAAGAGCCAGGCGGCAGCTGAGGACAAGGCCCCCGACTCTCCAGCGCCACTCTACACCCCTCACACTCCTCGCCCTCGAACCAGAGACTTCTTCTTTGCTCACAATGGCGACGCAGGTTCGCCGTGGACAATCGTGAGTCCTTTCGCTTGCTCCGCTCGGCCTGCGAGCTGCAGGCCCAGACATCAGCGCCGACTGTCGGCCATGGATGCTGGCGACGATCTGGAGGGGGTGTGGGAGACGGAGGACCCGGCCGAGCCCCCGAGTTCCCCTGGTCAGGACCTGCCGCCCGTGTCTCCACCTGAAGAGGCCTGTGCTGCGGCTCATCCATCCAAGGGCGTCTCCTCAAGGTCAGCTTCCGTGGATGAAACCAAGTCGGTGCCGTCCGGGTTCCGCCTGGGCGACTTGTTCACCAGAAGCATGTCTCAGAGGTCCTTCTCCACCGGCTCCAAAGCCGAGTTCCCCAAGGAGCGCAGCCGTGGAGAAGCTCACGAGAATGCCTTTggaatcatttctttttttaggcGCTTTGGAGGCAGAAGTAAAACGCTTGACGCCGACGACACCAACCAATGA